Proteins encoded together in one Synechococcus sp. A15-62 window:
- the rimM gene encoding ribosome maturation factor RimM (Essential for efficient processing of 16S rRNA) translates to MAESDDWLSVGKIVGVQGLQGELRVNPASDFPERFTAPGPRWLRSRKGGEPTEIQLKKGRQLPGKSLFVVRFEGIDNRGAAEALVGNELLVSADDRPELAEGEFHLLDLIGLESRLEADGPAIGTVSDLISGGNDLLEITTTDGRKLLIPFVEAIVPEVQLEEGWLLLTPPPGLLEL, encoded by the coding sequence ATGGCGGAGAGCGACGACTGGCTCAGCGTCGGCAAGATCGTTGGAGTCCAGGGGCTGCAGGGGGAGCTGCGGGTGAACCCCGCCAGTGATTTCCCTGAGCGCTTCACGGCACCAGGGCCGCGCTGGCTGCGCAGCCGCAAGGGTGGAGAGCCCACCGAGATCCAGCTCAAAAAAGGCCGGCAGCTGCCGGGCAAGTCGTTGTTTGTGGTGCGTTTTGAAGGGATCGACAACCGCGGTGCCGCTGAAGCCCTGGTGGGCAATGAGCTGCTGGTGTCGGCGGACGATCGCCCCGAGCTGGCGGAGGGAGAATTTCACCTGCTCGATCTGATCGGACTGGAGTCACGGCTCGAAGCCGATGGCCCAGCCATCGGCACGGTGAGCGACCTGATCAGTGGCGGCAACGATCTGCTGGAAATCACCACCACTGATGGCCGCAAGCTGCTGATCCCCTTCGTGGAAGCGATCGTGCCGGAGGTGCAGCTCGAGGAGGGCTGGCTGCTGCTCACGCCGCCACCGGGCTTGCTGGAGCTCTGA
- the rnc gene encoding ribonuclease III produces MDPFRAAELSDLIQRLDAEIPIDPKLLDLVDQALTHVSSGRTRNLERLEFLGDAVLRLAATEFIDRHHTDLAVGACSNLRAQLVSDRWLAEVGETLGIEQHLLLGRHAQGDRSAQSRLRADATEALIGALYSALGDLETIHRWLTPHWRATAQAVLATPHQFNGKTSLQEWSQGQGLGLPDYSTEECSHQHGDPERFLCRVSIHNKELAEAKGRSRKEAEQNAAAGALQALEGSDAPQASQ; encoded by the coding sequence GTGGATCCATTCCGCGCCGCAGAGCTCAGCGACCTGATCCAGCGCCTCGACGCTGAGATCCCGATCGACCCGAAGCTGCTGGACCTGGTGGATCAGGCCCTCACCCACGTGTCGAGCGGCCGGACCCGCAACCTGGAACGGTTGGAGTTCCTTGGTGATGCGGTCCTGCGGCTCGCCGCCACCGAATTCATTGATCGCCACCATACCGATCTCGCGGTGGGTGCCTGCTCCAACCTGCGGGCCCAACTGGTCAGCGACCGCTGGCTGGCGGAGGTGGGTGAAACGCTTGGCATCGAACAGCACCTGCTGTTGGGGCGGCACGCCCAAGGGGATCGTTCCGCCCAATCCAGGCTGCGGGCCGATGCCACCGAGGCACTCATCGGAGCGTTGTACAGCGCCCTTGGCGACCTTGAGACGATTCACCGCTGGCTCACCCCCCACTGGCGTGCCACCGCCCAAGCGGTGCTGGCGACTCCCCATCAGTTCAACGGCAAAACCAGCCTGCAGGAGTGGAGCCAAGGCCAAGGGCTGGGACTACCCGACTACTCCACCGAGGAATGCAGCCACCAGCACGGCGACCCCGAACGCTTCCTCTGCCGGGTGAGCATCCACAACAAAGAGCTGGCGGAGGCCAAGGGCCGCTCCCGCAAGGAGGCCGAACAGAACGCCGCTGCCGGTGCTCTTCAGGCCCTCGAGGGCAGCGATGCGCCACAGGCATCGCAGTGA
- a CDS encoding ion transporter: protein MDTGRNLRQRLQATVLEASTPAGKAYNAVIFGAILLSVLALLLEPDPLGNSALRQTNVLWIDLVQNVCLAVFAADFVLHLALVEKPRRYLFSFTGLIDASAVLFFFVPQVRSELLLWVFKFGRILRVFKLLKFIDEARVLGQALRGSARTIGVFLFFVFLLQVVLGYSIFVIESVRPDTQFQSVGSGVYWAIVTMTTVGYGDVVPQTELGRLLASVVMLLGFGIIAIPTGILTVSGVRHHQHRVVELSCNSCGRQGHRRDALHCDACGASLPSRA from the coding sequence ATGGACACTGGCCGCAACCTGCGACAACGCCTGCAGGCCACGGTGCTGGAAGCCAGCACCCCGGCGGGCAAGGCCTACAACGCCGTCATCTTCGGGGCAATTCTCCTGAGTGTTCTGGCCCTGCTGCTGGAGCCAGATCCCTTGGGTAACTCGGCCCTGCGCCAGACCAATGTGCTCTGGATTGATCTGGTGCAGAACGTCTGCTTGGCGGTGTTCGCGGCGGATTTCGTTCTGCACCTGGCCTTGGTGGAGAAGCCTCGCCGCTACCTGTTCAGCTTCACCGGATTGATCGACGCTTCAGCGGTGCTGTTCTTCTTCGTGCCGCAGGTGCGTAGTGAGTTGCTGCTGTGGGTGTTCAAGTTCGGCCGCATCCTGCGGGTGTTCAAGCTGCTCAAGTTCATCGATGAGGCCCGCGTGTTGGGGCAGGCGCTGCGGGGCAGTGCCCGCACCATCGGCGTCTTTTTGTTCTTCGTCTTTCTGCTGCAGGTGGTGCTCGGTTACAGCATCTTCGTGATCGAAAGCGTCCGGCCCGACACCCAGTTCCAGTCGGTGGGGAGCGGCGTCTACTGGGCGATCGTGACCATGACCACCGTGGGTTACGGCGATGTGGTGCCCCAGACAGAACTGGGGCGGCTATTGGCTTCGGTGGTGATGCTCTTGGGTTTCGGCATCATTGCCATCCCCACCGGCATCCTGACCGTGTCTGGGGTGCGCCATCATCAGCATCGCGTGGTGGAGTTGAGCTGCAACAGCTGTGGGCGTCAGGGGCACCGTAGGGACGCCCTTCACTGCGATGCCTGTGGCGCATCGCTGCCCTCGAGGGCCTGA
- a CDS encoding NAD(P)H dehydrogenase subunit NdhS, with translation MASAPAPILPGSTVTVADATSIYNGYTGFVQRISGDCAAVLFEGGNWDKLVTLRLKDLQPA, from the coding sequence ATGGCGTCTGCACCCGCTCCGATCCTTCCCGGCTCCACCGTCACCGTGGCCGATGCCACCTCGATCTACAACGGCTACACCGGCTTTGTTCAACGGATCAGCGGAGATTGTGCGGCCGTTTTGTTTGAAGGTGGCAACTGGGACAAGTTGGTGACCCTGCGCTTGAAAGACCTCCAGCCGGCCTAA